The following proteins come from a genomic window of Paucimonas lemoignei:
- a CDS encoding major facilitator superfamily permease — translation MNRNNTRRRFALGWWWQLVLTLAPLFVVSSSFDSSNAILPVLAMPFFVAGLTSMFVSLKPFGRYKHALIATGAARDTLEEPAAWITLADARRSAFLAAGLPAWIAALGVFVGLELVPLLLLGFSSVVLLYLYRIPRQLA, via the coding sequence GTGAACCGCAACAACACCAGACGCCGCTTCGCCCTCGGGTGGTGGTGGCAACTGGTGTTGACGCTGGCCCCATTGTTTGTGGTCAGCAGCTCCTTCGATAGCAGCAATGCCATCCTGCCTGTGCTGGCAATGCCTTTCTTTGTCGCGGGCCTGACCTCAATGTTCGTCAGCCTCAAGCCTTTCGGCCGCTACAAACACGCCTTGATCGCCACCGGCGCTGCCCGGGATACCCTTGAAGAACCCGCCGCCTGGATCACCCTGGCCGATGCTCGCCGCAGCGCGTTTCTGGCTGCCGGGCTACCGGCATGGATTGCCGCTCTGGGCGTGTTTGTTGGGTTGGAGTTGGTGCCGCTGTTGCTGTTGGGGTTTTCCAGCGTTGTGCTGTTGTATCTCTACCGGATACCCCGTCAGCTGGCTTGA
- the ribA gene encoding GTP cyclohydrolase II yields the protein MPVVFVAASKLPTPFAEFTMHGFLEHATGREHLVLSLGDVSDGAPVLGRVHSECLTGDALFSQRCDCGSQLEAALRAIASEGRGVLLYLRQEGRGIGLLNKVRAYELQDGGADTVEANERLGFAADQRDYAICLPMLQHLGVDALRLMTNNPRKVKALTEMGINVAERVPLHTGHNPHNKLYLATKAGKLGHMMGNEHQGEADRA from the coding sequence GTGCCCGTCGTATTTGTAGCCGCCTCCAAGCTGCCTACCCCATTTGCAGAATTCACCATGCATGGCTTCCTTGAGCATGCGACCGGTCGCGAACATCTGGTTCTGAGCCTTGGCGATGTATCTGACGGCGCTCCAGTGCTGGGTCGCGTCCATTCCGAATGCCTGACCGGCGACGCCCTGTTCAGCCAGCGCTGTGATTGTGGCTCCCAGCTCGAAGCCGCCTTGCGCGCCATCGCTTCCGAAGGTCGTGGCGTGTTGTTGTATCTGCGTCAGGAAGGCCGGGGCATTGGCCTGTTGAACAAGGTCCGGGCTTACGAGTTGCAGGATGGCGGCGCTGACACTGTAGAAGCCAACGAACGTCTGGGTTTCGCCGCAGACCAGCGCGACTACGCGATCTGCCTGCCGATGCTGCAGCACCTGGGTGTCGACGCACTGCGTTTGATGACCAACAACCCACGCAAGGTCAAAGCCCTCACTGAGATGGGCATCAACGTCGCCGAGCGCGTGCCGCTGCACACCGGGCACAACCCGCACAACAAACTGTATCTGGCCACCAAAGCCGGCAAGCTCGGGCACATGATGGGCAACGAGCATCAAGGCGAGGCCGATCGCGCGTGA
- the pgpA gene encoding phosphatidylglycerophosphatase — MTDHPKQVPAEFVPPSVWSNPWHFLAFGFGSGTLPKAPGTWGSMVAVPFIPLWQMLPDWGYWLMLGITMLFGFWLCGKVADDLGVHDHEGIVWDEMVGMWITLWLVPEGWVWLLVGFLVFRFFDILKPWPIHWIDRHVHGGVGIMLDDVLAGVFAWVAMQGIVWAWAWF, encoded by the coding sequence GTGACAGATCATCCCAAGCAGGTCCCGGCTGAATTCGTTCCACCTTCGGTGTGGAGCAACCCGTGGCACTTTCTTGCCTTCGGCTTCGGTTCCGGCACCTTACCCAAAGCACCCGGCACCTGGGGCTCAATGGTGGCCGTGCCGTTTATTCCGCTGTGGCAAATGCTCCCGGACTGGGGTTACTGGCTGATGCTGGGCATCACCATGCTGTTCGGCTTTTGGCTGTGCGGCAAAGTGGCTGACGATTTGGGCGTGCACGACCATGAAGGCATCGTCTGGGACGAAATGGTCGGCATGTGGATCACCTTGTGGCTGGTGCCCGAGGGATGGGTCTGGCTCTTGGTGGGGTTCCTGGTGTTCCGCTTTTTCGACATCCTCAAGCCGTGGCCGATTCACTGGATCGACCGGCATGTTCACGGCGGCGTAGGCATCATGCTCGACGACGTGCTGGCCGGGGTCTTCGCCTGGGTGGCGATGCAGGGCATCGTCTGGGCTTGGGCGTGGTTTTGA
- the thiL gene encoding thiamine monophosphate kinase, translating into MGEFELIRNYFAAAPCAQAGEGVALGIGDDCALLTLPPGEQLAISTDTLVTGVHFPDGCDPFLLGQRALAVSASDLAAMGATPVAFTLALTLPDVSADWLQHFAQGLNLMAQSCGLRLVGGDTTRGPLSLTLTVFGRVPEGQALTRGGAQPGDLLCVGGPLGDAAGALALVLNQRDAQASIAEALLARYWSPQPQFVLGLALRGKASAALDISDGLLADCGHIALASKVRLLVEQDKLPLSPSLLALLGLPAAQQAAMSGGDDYLLAFTLPATHLQGLLDADLPVHVIGRVEAGEGVGLIDHQGHDIPVLARGYQHFRETP; encoded by the coding sequence ATGGGCGAGTTCGAGCTGATCCGCAATTACTTCGCTGCCGCGCCTTGCGCGCAGGCGGGCGAGGGCGTTGCACTGGGGATCGGTGACGATTGTGCCTTGCTGACGTTGCCGCCTGGCGAACAGTTGGCGATCTCTACCGATACGCTGGTCACCGGGGTGCATTTCCCCGATGGCTGCGATCCATTTCTTCTCGGGCAGCGAGCCCTTGCCGTCTCCGCCAGTGATCTGGCTGCCATGGGCGCGACACCTGTTGCGTTCACCCTGGCCCTTACACTTCCCGATGTCTCCGCCGACTGGCTGCAGCACTTCGCTCAGGGTTTGAACCTCATGGCGCAGAGTTGTGGGCTGCGTTTGGTCGGCGGCGACACCACACGCGGGCCGCTGAGCCTGACCCTGACGGTGTTCGGTCGAGTGCCAGAAGGCCAGGCGCTGACCCGCGGCGGCGCACAGCCCGGTGACCTGCTGTGCGTTGGCGGCCCATTGGGCGATGCGGCCGGTGCATTGGCACTGGTGTTGAACCAGCGCGACGCGCAGGCGTCTATCGCAGAGGCTTTGCTGGCGCGTTACTGGTCACCGCAGCCGCAATTTGTCCTCGGGCTGGCGTTGCGTGGCAAGGCCAGCGCGGCACTGGATATCTCCGATGGCCTGCTGGCGGACTGCGGCCACATCGCGCTGGCGTCGAAGGTTCGGCTGTTGGTCGAACAGGATAAACTCCCGCTGTCGCCGTCATTGCTGGCGCTGCTCGGGCTGCCAGCGGCGCAACAGGCGGCCATGAGCGGGGGCGACGATTATCTGCTGGCATTTACTCTGCCAGCTACGCATTTGCAGGGTTTGCTTGACGCAGATCTGCCGGTTCACGTCATTGGGCGTGTCGAGGCAGGCGAGGGCGTCGGGCTGATCGATCACCAGGGTCACGACATTCCTGTCCTGGCACGCGGCTACCAACATTTTCGGGAGACACCGTGA
- the nusB gene encoding transcription antitermination protein NusB, producing MISDESDQFNPRDPKPADAGKPSKSVKRREARQLATQALYQWHMAGHSLNEIEAQFRVDNDFTDVDGNYFSELLRGVPTNKSEIDAALTPCLDLTLEELDPVELAILRLSTYELLKRIDVPYRVVINEGIELAKVYGSTDGHKFVNGVLDKLAPRLREAEVKAYKR from the coding sequence GTGATTTCTGACGAGAGCGATCAGTTCAACCCGCGCGATCCAAAGCCGGCCGATGCTGGCAAGCCATCCAAGAGCGTAAAACGTCGCGAAGCCCGTCAGCTCGCGACTCAGGCTCTTTACCAGTGGCACATGGCGGGTCATTCGCTGAATGAAATCGAAGCGCAGTTCCGCGTCGACAACGATTTCACAGACGTCGATGGCAACTATTTCAGCGAACTGTTGCGCGGCGTGCCGACCAACAAGAGCGAGATCGACGCTGCCCTCACGCCATGCCTGGACCTGACCCTTGAAGAACTCGACCCGGTTGAACTGGCCATCCTGCGCCTGTCCACCTATGAGCTGCTCAAGCGCATCGACGTGCCGTATCGCGTGGTGATCAACGAAGGTATCGAGCTGGCGAAAGTCTACGGCTCCACCGACGGCCACAAGTTCGTCAACGGCGTGCTGGACAAACTGGCCCCGCGCCTGCGTGAAGCTGAAGTCAAAGCGTACAAGCGCTGA
- the ribH_2 gene encoding 6,7-dimethyl-8-ribityllumazine synthase, with protein sequence MTLKTIEGTFVAPQGRYALVVGRFNSFVVESLVSGAVDALVRHGVKESDITIIRAPGAFEIPLVVQKVAQRSEFAAIVALGAVIRGGTPHFEYVAGECVKGLSQVSMEFGVPVAFGVLTVDTIEQAIERSGTKAGNKGAEAALSALEMVSLLSQLEAK encoded by the coding sequence ATGACCCTGAAGACCATCGAAGGTACCTTCGTCGCTCCCCAAGGCCGCTACGCTCTGGTAGTTGGCCGTTTCAACAGCTTCGTCGTGGAAAGTCTGGTGAGCGGCGCTGTTGATGCCCTGGTACGCCACGGCGTCAAAGAAAGCGACATCACCATCATCCGTGCCCCGGGTGCCTTCGAAATCCCGCTGGTTGTGCAGAAGGTTGCCCAGCGCAGCGAGTTCGCCGCCATCGTCGCACTGGGCGCCGTGATCCGTGGTGGTACACCACACTTTGAATACGTCGCTGGCGAATGCGTCAAAGGCCTGTCCCAGGTTTCCATGGAGTTCGGCGTACCGGTTGCCTTCGGCGTGCTGACTGTCGACACCATCGAGCAAGCCATCGAGCGTTCCGGCACCAAGGCTGGCAACAAAGGCGCAGAAGCTGCGTTGTCCGCCCTTGAAATGGTAAGTCTGCTGTCGCAGCTGGAGGCCAAGTGA
- the ribBA_2 gene encoding bifunctional 3,4-dihydroxy-2-butanone 4-phosphate synthase/ GTP cyclohydrolase II protein, which produces MALNSIEELVEDIRQGKMVILMDDEDRENEGDLIMAAECCKAEHINFMARFARGLICMPMTRERCETLKLPLMAPRNGSGFGTKFTVSIEAAEGVTTGISAADRARTVQAAAAKDAKAEDIVSPGHIFPLMAQAGGTLARAGHTEAACDLARMAGYEPSGVICEVMNDDGTMSRRAELEAFAQQHDIKIGTIADLIHYRMIHERTVQRIAEQPMDSELGQFNLVTYRDSVEGDVHLALTLGKICAEEPTLVRVHNMDPLRDLLMVKQPGRWSLRAAMSAVSEAGSGVVLLLGHPLDGDLLLAHIRETAGQLPVKTPTTYSTVGAGSQILRDLGVRKMRLMSSPMKFNAISGFDLEVVEYVPSE; this is translated from the coding sequence GTGGCGCTCAACAGCATCGAAGAACTGGTTGAAGACATTCGCCAAGGCAAGATGGTCATCCTCATGGATGACGAAGACCGTGAGAACGAAGGCGACCTGATCATGGCCGCCGAATGCTGCAAGGCCGAGCACATCAACTTCATGGCCCGCTTTGCGCGCGGCCTGATTTGCATGCCCATGACCCGCGAGCGCTGCGAAACCCTCAAGTTGCCGCTGATGGCGCCGCGCAATGGCTCCGGTTTCGGTACCAAGTTCACCGTGTCCATTGAAGCCGCTGAGGGCGTGACCACCGGCATTTCTGCCGCTGACCGCGCTCGCACCGTTCAGGCTGCTGCGGCCAAAGACGCCAAGGCCGAAGACATCGTCAGCCCCGGTCACATCTTCCCGTTGATGGCTCAGGCCGGTGGCACGCTGGCTCGCGCCGGTCACACCGAGGCGGCCTGTGATCTGGCACGCATGGCCGGTTACGAGCCCAGCGGCGTGATCTGCGAAGTGATGAACGACGACGGCACCATGTCCCGTCGCGCCGAACTGGAAGCGTTTGCCCAGCAGCACGACATCAAGATCGGCACAATTGCCGACCTGATCCACTATCGGATGATCCACGAACGTACCGTTCAGCGGATTGCCGAGCAGCCCATGGACAGCGAACTGGGCCAGTTCAATCTGGTGACCTATCGCGATTCCGTAGAAGGCGATGTTCACCTGGCGCTGACCCTGGGCAAGATTTGCGCAGAAGAACCCACCCTGGTTCGGGTGCACAACATGGACCCGCTGCGCGACCTGCTGATGGTCAAACAGCCCGGCCGCTGGAGCCTGCGGGCTGCCATGAGTGCGGTTTCCGAGGCGGGCAGCGGTGTGGTTTTGCTGCTCGGCCACCCGCTGGATGGCGACCTGTTGCTGGCGCATATCCGCGAGACGGCCGGGCAGTTGCCGGTCAAGACACCGACCACTTACAGCACGGTCGGCGCCGGTTCGCAGATCCTTCGTGACCTGGGCGTGCGTAAAATGCGCCTGATGAGTTCGCCAATGAAGTTCAATGCGATATCCGGTTTCGATCTGGAAGTTGTAGAATACGTGCCCTCCGAATAA
- the ribE gene encoding riboflavin synthase alpha chain RibE, which produces MFTGIIESIGSIRAITPKGGDVRVYVATGKLDLSDVKLGDSIAVNGVCLTAVELPGDGFWADVSRETLDVTAFIDLKTGSPVNLEKALTPTTRLGGHLVSGHVDGVGEIVSREENARAIQFKVRAPRELAKYISHKGSITVDGTSLTVNAVDGAEFELTIVPHTLAETIMADYRPGRKVNLEVDLLARYLERLLMGDKAADSSKGQAGAITESFLAANGYLKS; this is translated from the coding sequence ATGTTTACCGGCATTATTGAATCCATCGGCAGCATCCGCGCCATCACCCCTAAAGGCGGCGATGTTCGCGTTTATGTGGCCACCGGCAAGCTCGACCTGAGCGACGTCAAACTGGGCGACAGCATCGCCGTCAATGGCGTTTGCCTGACGGCTGTAGAGCTGCCCGGCGATGGCTTCTGGGCTGATGTCAGTCGTGAAACCCTCGACGTGACGGCCTTCATTGATCTCAAAACCGGCAGCCCGGTGAATCTGGAAAAAGCCCTGACCCCGACCACGCGTCTGGGTGGTCACTTGGTCAGCGGCCATGTGGATGGCGTCGGTGAAATCGTTTCCCGTGAGGAGAACGCTCGGGCCATTCAGTTCAAGGTGCGCGCACCTCGTGAGCTGGCCAAGTACATTTCGCACAAGGGTTCTATCACCGTTGATGGCACCAGCCTGACCGTGAACGCCGTCGATGGCGCCGAGTTCGAGCTGACCATCGTGCCGCATACGTTGGCGGAAACCATCATGGCCGACTACCGTCCGGGTCGTAAGGTCAACCTTGAAGTGGATTTGCTGGCGCGTTATCTGGAGCGTCTGTTGATGGGCGACAAGGCTGCCGATTCCTCCAAAGGGCAGGCTGGCGCTATCACCGAAAGCTTTCTGGCCGCCAACGGCTACCTCAAATCCTGA
- the ribD gene encoding riboflavin biosynthesis protein RibD: MSAPLTEQTVLDAHYMAHALELARKGLYSTHPNPRVGCVIVRDGQIVGEGWHARAGEPHAEVHALRHAGDKAKGATAYVTLEPCSHHGRTPPCADALVDAGVGRVVAAMQDPNPDVAGRGLLRLMNAGIAVQCGVLEDEARALNKGFLKRMTKGLPYVRVKLAMSLDGRTAMASGESQWITGPQARSAVQRLRAQSSVVLTGADTVLTDKARMTVRPDELGLNAELTALAMTRPPLRVLIDGRLRVPLDAPFFQADHALVVTCAAASARERYHDAGHDLLALAASDGHVDLRKLLVELASRGVNDVLIEAGPRLAGAFTRLGLVDEFQIFIAGKFMGSSARPLLDLPLAQMSEALELQIVEMRAVGNDWRVIAVPKPLPGV, translated from the coding sequence GTGAGTGCCCCGTTGACTGAGCAAACCGTGCTGGATGCGCATTACATGGCGCACGCGCTGGAGTTGGCCCGCAAAGGCCTCTACTCCACCCACCCCAATCCGCGTGTCGGTTGTGTGATCGTGCGCGACGGGCAGATTGTCGGCGAAGGCTGGCACGCCCGGGCCGGTGAGCCCCATGCCGAAGTCCACGCCTTGCGTCATGCGGGCGACAAGGCCAAGGGCGCGACTGCTTACGTCACCCTCGAACCGTGCAGCCACCATGGCCGTACGCCGCCGTGCGCTGATGCGCTGGTGGATGCCGGCGTCGGGCGCGTAGTGGCGGCCATGCAGGACCCCAATCCGGATGTGGCCGGGCGTGGGCTGCTGCGCTTGATGAATGCCGGTATCGCGGTCCAGTGCGGCGTGCTGGAAGACGAAGCCCGGGCCTTGAATAAAGGCTTTCTCAAGCGCATGACCAAGGGCCTGCCGTATGTGCGGGTCAAACTGGCCATGAGCCTGGACGGCCGCACCGCCATGGCCAGCGGCGAAAGCCAGTGGATCACCGGCCCGCAAGCACGTTCGGCGGTGCAGCGTTTGCGCGCGCAATCAAGTGTGGTGCTGACCGGCGCAGATACCGTGCTGACCGACAAGGCCCGCATGACCGTGCGCCCCGATGAGCTGGGCCTCAACGCCGAGCTGACGGCATTGGCCATGACACGCCCGCCACTGCGGGTATTGATCGACGGCCGTTTGCGGGTACCGCTGGATGCGCCGTTCTTTCAGGCGGACCACGCGCTGGTCGTGACCTGCGCCGCCGCTTCGGCCCGCGAGCGTTATCACGATGCAGGCCATGATCTGCTAGCCCTGGCGGCGAGCGACGGGCATGTGGACCTGCGCAAGTTACTCGTGGAACTGGCCAGCCGTGGCGTCAACGACGTATTGATCGAAGCCGGACCACGTCTGGCGGGCGCGTTTACCCGCCTGGGTCTGGTGGATGAGTTCCAGATTTTCATCGCGGGCAAGTTCATGGGCTCATCGGCTCGCCCTCTGCTCGACCTGCCGCTGGCGCAGATGAGCGAGGCGCTGGAGCTGCAGATTGTGGAAATGCGCGCAGTAGGCAATGACTGGCGAGTCATTGCAGTACCGAAGCCGTTACCCGGCGTATAA
- the ndrR gene encoding protein NdrR encodes MHCPFCGANDTKVIDSRLVAEGEQVRRRRECLACGERFTTFETAELVLPRLIKQDGSRQPFDEEKLRAGMQRALEKRPVSVERLEAALVHIKHKLRATGEREVKSLVVGNLVMGELQKLDEVAYIRFASVYRRFQDLNEFREEIDRLAREPAKE; translated from the coding sequence ATGCACTGTCCCTTCTGCGGTGCCAATGACACCAAAGTCATCGATTCCCGCCTGGTTGCCGAAGGCGAGCAAGTTCGCCGTCGCCGCGAATGCCTGGCCTGCGGTGAACGTTTCACCACCTTCGAGACCGCCGAACTGGTCTTGCCGCGCCTGATCAAGCAAGACGGCAGCCGTCAGCCTTTCGATGAAGAAAAGCTGCGCGCCGGCATGCAACGCGCCCTCGAAAAGCGCCCGGTCAGCGTTGAACGCCTGGAAGCCGCGCTGGTGCACATCAAGCACAAGCTGCGTGCCACCGGCGAGCGCGAGGTCAAATCCCTGGTGGTTGGCAATCTGGTCATGGGCGAACTGCAAAAACTGGATGAAGTGGCTTATATCCGCTTCGCGTCGGTCTACAGGCGTTTCCAGGACCTCAACGAATTCCGTGAAGAAATCGACCGCCTGGCTCGCGAGCCCGCCAAAGAGTGA
- a CDS encoding lipoprotein produces the protein MTLRPLVLFSLVALLAACSSNEPPNPVAAKPAAAPVVKAPAGPGPLQPFQRELSGQLLGVPSGAEVELALLVIDERGRPQKLLTSTVLQGNDKSLPFQLRFNPEAFPVGARVELRGRASKSGQLILHLPSLRIEQPNTQALGPLQFETAP, from the coding sequence ATGACGCTACGACCGCTCGTTTTGTTTAGCCTGGTCGCCCTGCTCGCCGCGTGCAGCAGCAATGAGCCACCTAATCCCGTCGCAGCCAAACCTGCTGCGGCGCCAGTTGTAAAAGCCCCGGCTGGCCCCGGCCCATTGCAACCTTTTCAGCGTGAGCTGAGCGGCCAGCTGCTGGGCGTGCCCAGTGGTGCGGAAGTTGAGCTGGCATTGCTGGTGATCGACGAACGCGGCCGCCCGCAGAAGCTGCTGACCAGCACGGTGTTGCAGGGCAACGACAAATCCCTGCCTTTCCAGCTGCGCTTCAACCCGGAAGCCTTCCCGGTGGGTGCCCGCGTCGAGCTGCGCGGTCGCGCCAGCAAGTCCGGGCAATTGATCCTGCATCTGCCGTCGCTGCGCATTGAACAACCCAACACTCAGGCGCTGGGACCTTTGCAGTTCGAAACCGCCCCATGA
- the prmA_2 gene encoding 50S ribosomal protein L11 methyltransferase, with protein sequence MIAPQHLQRALSELLGDARLVATALPETELQLWLIDADNMDRAFSPEETRRILEEPPYWSFCWASGLALARFLAEQPHWVAGKRVLDFGAGSGVAGIAAIKAGALEVVACDLDPLALAACRANAELNDVQLSYSADFFAEADRFDLIIVADVLYDRANLPLLDQFLSRGRQALVADSRVRDFQHPAYERLGIFEAHTLPDLAEPHEFRHVSLYHAERCG encoded by the coding sequence ATGATTGCACCGCAACACCTGCAACGGGCGCTGAGCGAACTGCTCGGGGATGCCCGATTGGTCGCCACGGCGCTGCCGGAAACCGAGCTGCAGTTGTGGCTGATCGACGCGGACAACATGGACCGCGCTTTCAGCCCTGAAGAAACCCGTCGCATCCTCGAAGAACCTCCCTACTGGAGCTTTTGCTGGGCCAGCGGCCTGGCATTGGCGCGCTTTCTGGCCGAGCAGCCGCATTGGGTTGCGGGCAAGCGGGTACTGGATTTCGGCGCAGGTTCGGGAGTGGCAGGGATCGCAGCTATAAAAGCTGGCGCGCTGGAAGTGGTGGCCTGCGATCTTGACCCGCTGGCACTGGCAGCCTGCCGCGCCAATGCGGAACTGAATGATGTGCAGCTCAGTTACTCGGCGGACTTCTTTGCCGAGGCGGATCGCTTCGACCTGATCATCGTCGCCGACGTGCTCTACGACCGCGCCAACCTGCCACTGCTCGATCAGTTCCTCAGCCGTGGTCGCCAGGCATTGGTCGCGGATTCGCGGGTGCGGGATTTTCAGCATCCGGCGTATGAGCGGTTGGGCATCTTTGAAGCGCATACGCTGCCGGATCTGGCTGAGCCTCATGAGTTTCGACATGTGAGCCTTTATCACGCTGAGCGCTGCGGCTGA
- the ybbN gene encoding thioredoxin: MNQDTTYIFDATAATFQQLVIDKSFDQPVLVDFWAEWCAPCKVLMPLLEQITESYQGELLLAKVDCDAEQDIVARFGIQSLPTVVLFKDGQPIDGFTGAQPESEIRKILAQHVVMPPPKAADPLKLAQEMFAESHFAEAEAVLQQILTEDNTNAVALILYARCLAERGELDEARAVLDAVKTDDHKAELAGARAQLTFLAEAKAFPDAADLKARLAQNPLDDEAVHQLALQQLARQQYEAALEGLLKLFIRNRSYAEGLPHKTLLQVFDLLGNDHPLVTSYRRKLFAALY; encoded by the coding sequence ATGAACCAGGATACGACCTACATCTTCGACGCCACGGCGGCGACTTTTCAGCAGCTGGTCATCGACAAGTCTTTCGACCAACCGGTGCTGGTGGATTTCTGGGCCGAATGGTGTGCGCCGTGCAAGGTGCTGATGCCGCTGTTGGAGCAAATCACCGAGAGTTACCAAGGCGAACTGCTGCTGGCGAAGGTCGACTGCGACGCCGAGCAGGACATCGTTGCGCGCTTCGGCATTCAAAGCCTGCCCACGGTGGTGCTGTTCAAGGACGGCCAGCCGATTGATGGTTTCACCGGTGCGCAACCTGAGTCCGAGATCCGCAAGATCCTCGCTCAGCACGTGGTCATGCCGCCACCGAAGGCTGCCGACCCGCTGAAACTGGCGCAGGAAATGTTTGCCGAGAGCCACTTCGCCGAAGCCGAAGCGGTGCTGCAGCAGATCCTCACCGAAGACAACACCAATGCCGTGGCGCTGATCCTCTACGCCCGTTGCCTGGCAGAGCGCGGCGAGCTTGACGAAGCCCGTGCGGTGTTGGACGCGGTGAAAACCGACGATCACAAGGCTGAGCTGGCTGGCGCCCGTGCGCAGCTGACATTCCTGGCCGAAGCCAAAGCCTTCCCGGATGCCGCCGACCTCAAGGCGCGTCTGGCGCAAAACCCGCTGGACGACGAAGCCGTGCATCAGCTGGCGCTTCAGCAACTCGCTCGCCAGCAGTACGAAGCGGCGCTGGAAGGCCTGCTCAAATTGTTCATCCGCAACCGCAGCTACGCCGAAGGCTTGCCGCACAAGACGTTGTTGCAGGTGTTCGATCTGCTGGGCAACGACCACCCGCTGGTCACGTCTTACCGTCGCAAGCTGTTTGCGGCGTTGTATTAA
- a CDS encoding putative zinc-binding protein, producing the protein MRRLLLALPFALLPLAMAHAAPEHDHDHEHGSLGAHEHGVGRLDVVLEGRTLEFELDSPAMNIVGFEHAASSAEDKAKLAAAKEVLLKPHALFSVPEAAECTVVAQKLESPLFGDKPDADDDHDHEAGGHDEHEHSEIHGTYKFTCNVPAVLKTLNLTQIFKSFPATQKLQVQLISPKGQSGAEVRPSNPSLKF; encoded by the coding sequence ATGCGCCGCTTGCTGCTTGCTTTGCCCTTCGCTCTGCTTCCCCTCGCCATGGCTCATGCAGCGCCTGAGCATGATCACGACCATGAGCACGGCAGCCTCGGCGCGCACGAGCATGGCGTGGGTCGGCTGGACGTGGTGCTCGAAGGCCGCACGCTGGAGTTCGAACTGGACAGCCCAGCGATGAACATCGTGGGTTTTGAACACGCGGCAAGCAGCGCTGAAGACAAAGCCAAACTCGCCGCCGCCAAGGAAGTGTTGCTCAAGCCTCACGCGTTGTTCAGTGTGCCGGAAGCAGCCGAGTGCACCGTCGTCGCGCAGAAGCTGGAAAGCCCGCTGTTTGGTGACAAGCCGGACGCCGATGACGATCATGACCACGAAGCCGGCGGCCACGATGAGCACGAGCACAGCGAAATTCACGGCACGTACAAATTCACCTGTAACGTCCCGGCTGTTCTGAAAACCCTGAACCTGACGCAGATTTTCAAATCCTTCCCCGCGACCCAGAAGCTTCAGGTACAACTGATCTCGCCAAAAGGCCAGTCGGGTGCCGAAGTTCGTCCGAGCAACCCAAGCCTGAAGTTCTGA
- the lolD_4 gene encoding ABC transporter ATP-binding protein, giving the protein MTQALIELSDLGFSWPGHAQLLDIPAFRLDAGETLFLKGPSGSGKTTLLGLLGGVQTPNHGSIRLLGQELTQLSAGARDRFRVDHTGYIFQQFNLLPFLSVRENVELPCHFSKLRAERANQRHGSVEQAATTLLAHLGLKDPEMLSRRADSLSIGQQQRVAAARALIGQPELVIADEPTSALDTDAREAFIKLLFAECREAGASLLFVSHDQSLAPLFDRSLSLSELNRAAVAAEV; this is encoded by the coding sequence ATGACCCAAGCACTTATCGAACTCAGCGACCTTGGCTTCAGTTGGCCCGGGCATGCGCAATTGCTTGATATCCCGGCGTTTCGCCTGGACGCGGGCGAAACGCTGTTTCTCAAAGGCCCAAGCGGCAGCGGCAAGACCACCTTGCTTGGCTTGCTGGGCGGCGTGCAGACGCCCAACCACGGCAGCATTCGCCTGTTGGGCCAGGAGCTGACGCAATTGTCCGCCGGTGCTCGCGACCGGTTTCGGGTCGACCATACGGGTTACATCTTTCAGCAGTTCAACCTGCTGCCCTTTTTGTCGGTCCGCGAGAACGTAGAGCTGCCTTGCCACTTCTCCAAGCTACGCGCAGAGCGGGCGAATCAGCGCCACGGCAGCGTCGAACAAGCCGCTACGACCCTACTCGCCCACCTGGGTTTGAAGGATCCGGAAATGCTCAGCCGTCGCGCCGACTCCTTATCCATCGGCCAGCAGCAGCGTGTCGCCGCCGCACGCGCGTTGATTGGCCAGCCGGAACTGGTGATCGCTGACGAACCCACTTCGGCGCTGGATACCGACGCTCGCGAGGCGTTTATCAAGCTGCTGTTCGCTGAATGCCGCGAAGCCGGGGCCAGCCTGTTGTTCGTCAGCCACGACCAGAGCCTGGCACCGCTGTTCGACCGCAGCCTGTCGTTGTCCGAACTCAATCGCGCCGCCGTCGCCGCAGAGGTTTGA